GGTGCGCGGGCCGCTCAGCGCGGCGTCACGGGCCGGATCAGCCCCTCTGTAGCGATTCTACCGGGGGCGTTCGGGTGCCTTCTCCGATGGAGTGCCGAAGTCGACCCTCGGCACCTTCTTCGCCTCCTCCGGCGCCTCGAAGTACTTCTGCGGGTGGAAGCCGAACGCCTCGGCGTAGAGCATGGTCGGGAAGCTCTTGATGAAGGAGTTGTAGGCGCGGACGGCGTCGTTGTAGCGCATGCGCTCGACCGCGATCCGGTTCTCGGTGCCGGCCAGCTCGTCGGAGAGGCGGGCGAACTGCTGGTTCGCCTTGAGATCGGGGTAGCGCTCGGCGATGGCGAGCAGCCGCCCGAGCGCACCGCCGAGCTCACCCGCGGCGTCGATCTTCTCGTCGCGCGAGCCCGCGGCCATGAGCTTCGCGCGCGCGTCGGCGACCCGCTCGAAGATCTGCTTCTCGTGCGTGGCGTAGCCCCGGGTCACCTCGATCAGGTTGGGGATCAGGTCGTTGCGGCGCTGGAGCTGGTTCTCGACCTGCGCCCACGCTGCGTCGATCTGCTCGCGCAAGGCGACGATCCGGTTGTAGCCGCAGCCCGCCACCAGCGTCGCGAGTGTCATCACCGTCATCGCTCTCCGCATCGCTCCTCCTTACCCGCCCCGGCCGGCGCCGCCGCCGCCGAAGCTCCCGCCACCGAACCCTCCGAAGCCACCACCACCGCCGCCGAAGCCGCCGCCAAAGCCGCCGGAATAGAACCCGCCGCGACGCCCGTACAGCGACCGTGGCCCACCACCGTATGCTAGCACGAGGCCGACGAAGATCAGGATG
This genomic window from Deltaproteobacteria bacterium contains:
- a CDS encoding LemA family protein, whose product is MRRAMTVMTLATLVAGCGYNRIVALREQIDAAWAQVENQLQRRNDLIPNLIEVTRGYATHEKQIFERVADARAKLMAAGSRDEKIDAAGELGGALGRLLAIAERYPDLKANQQFARLSDELAGTENRIAVERMRYNDAVRAYNSFIKSFPTMLYAEAFGFHPQKYFEAPEEAKKVPRVDFGTPSEKAPERPR